Part of the candidate division WWE3 bacterium genome, AAAGTTAGAAATATGGTGGATAAAGCCAGTAAAGCTTGAGAAATCATGAAATACTATTATATACCGCCAACGTCTTTTTTGCCGTCTGCTCCCAGGTAAAGTCCCGCAAAATCATTTGTTTAAAATCCTCCGACGGTTTGTGAGTAAAAGAGGCTGTGATTGCGGAAACAATAGATGCGATATTGGCCGGATCGCAATATTCACCATTTTCGCCTAAGTACTCTTCACAGTAGCCTTTACGAGGGGCCACAACACCGCAGCCTGCCAAAGCCGCTTCTAGGTTTACCAGTCCCGTGGTTTCCTTCCAACTGGCGGAAACATGGGTTTTGGCGGCCGCAAAAACTGCCGGCATTGATAGATACGGCAATTGATCGATGTGGACGATCCAAGGATTTTCCAGAAGCGCTCGTTTTACCAGGCGGGAGTATTCGAAATGATGGGGGTTATAAGAGCCAACAAGAACTAAACGAAGTGCTGGGTCTATTTGGCGCAAAATTTTGACCGCCTCGATCACTCGCAACTGATTCTTGCGGGATTCGAGTCGTCCCACACACAAAATAAATGGAAACTGACCATATTCTTTGATAAATGATGACGAATCAGCGTTGTAAAAGACAGGACTAACACCATTTGGAACAACGTCCGACTTAAATTCGATCCCTAAATCCTCTTTTATGGCATCACGCTCCCCAAGAGCATTCGGCAGTAGATATGACGAATGCGCAACAACCCATTTTTGAGCGGCCGTGGTGCTAATCGGGAGTTGAGTAATGAAATCCGGAATTTCGACAGGATTAACGAGAGCTTTATAAAAACTTTTAACAAATTCCCTTGAGCTGTAGCTCTTAAATATGGGGTAGATGACCCGTTTAAAATCGTAGCGATCGCTGTCTTCCCAAATTTTTATGTCGCTATATTTATGGTGAATTGGAGAAAGAACGTAAGGAACATTTTGAGCCACTGCGTTTTTGGCTTGGCGATAAGTCTCCCGGACCCAATCAAGATTAAACAAATGCACGAGGTCGTAACCCGCTAAATCAAAGTTGGCCGCGCAATTAATATCAACCTCAACCCCAAGCTTTTGAAGCGCCTTCTGAGTTTCTAGCAGCTGCACGGTGTCGCCACCCTGCTTGGTTAAAATATCGTAACGACTTTGCATTAAAACTTTCATAGTGAAGCTTCTCGCAGCAAGCTGCTCGGAATCTTCTTTTTTGATTTCAAAAAATTAAATTCCGTATAACTTAGCGTAATTGTCCCAGAATTTATCTAGAGTATACAGGCTGGCTACCCGGTCACGGGCTTTCCGACCCAGGTCTGAACGTCGCGACGCATCTCTAAAGAGACTATAAAGCTTTTGCGACAAATCCAAAGGATCCTCTACCTTAAATGTCAAAACTGACCCATCGCCAACTTCTTTAAGGACGGGGAGATCAGAAACAAGACAAGCTGTAGATGCAGCCATGGCTTCAAGTAGCACAATGCCAAAACCTTCGGCTAGGCTTGGAAAAACGAAAACGTCTAAATCCCCGTAAAAATAGGACTTCTTGTCCTCTGGAATCGCCCCCAGAAAGCTAACATTGCGACGAATCCCGAGATCCTCGGCCAGTTTTTTAAGAGATTCTTCCAAATGTCCGGTACTTGCAAGTAAAAGACGGGGCCAAGTATCGGCCGGCTGTGACTTGAAATTTTGCAAAAACTCTGCGAAGCCCTTGATCAAAACGTCGTGACCTTTCTCTTCCGTCATTCGCCCTAAATAGCCAACCACGAACGGTTTATCTGGATTTGACTCGGTCGACGAGGCCACAATAGGAAACTGAGAGAGGTCAACGCCGTTGCCGATTACAACAATCTTAGAAGATTCTATCCCCTCTTCTTTGATTCTAACGTCTTTAATAGATTCTGTTAAAGCGATCACTTTATCCGCCAACTTATTAGTTATAAATCTATTAATCGCTATGTTCAGTTTCTTTTTAAGCGGTGAAACTTGCCACTGACTAAGCGGCGTATGAATGTGAATAATCTTAAGTGGAGTTTTAGCGAGATACCCTGCAATGAGAGCGTTAAGCCCGGCTTTAAGTTCATGTCCGTGAATAATATCAATCTGGCGACTCTTTAAAAAAATTACTAAACGTCTAATATAGGCGAAATCAAAATCCGACCGGATTCGGTCGATAATGACGTGAGCTCCAGCCTTCTCAAAGAGCGACACCATTTCGCCATCGCTGCAGAGCACCCACACATCAGCCCCTTTTTTGACCATACCTCTGACGAGGTCCAACGTATGGTTTTCCATGCCCCCAATTTTCCCGGAATTTAAAACGTACAGTATCTTTTTCATCTTTAATACCAGTAAATTATCGCACAAATATCTGCCGTTTTCTGATAATATTATGTTAATGCTCACAGTACCTCACAGGCGCTTATTTTTAGGGTTTGCACAGTGGTGGTTTATTAAAACGCCGCAAGCAATAATTAGGCTGCTACGGCACTCCTTGGTTTATTTTGATAACACCTTGGCAATTAGTTTAATGCTGAGGATGCTGTTTGTGCCGATTTTCGGCGACAATAGCGTAATCGGTTTGATACTTGGAATTATTTTTAGGTCTGTTCGCGTCCTTCTGGGAGCAATGATACTGATTCTTGACATCGGATTTTTCGCCTTTATTTTTCTTCTGTGGGCAACCAGCTTCTTTTTATTACTTGTATTTCTAAGAATCCTAGCTTTACCAGCAATTGTTGCGATAGTTCTAATTTATAATTTTTATTTCTTAGGTAGGCCAAGAAAGAAATTAAATAAAATATCGAAATACGAATCTCCACTGCTAGCGGCTTCTACAAAATTAACTGCCGATTTTTTAAGCTCTCACTTTATTGAGAAGTTACTGAATTATCCTGATGTAACGGAATATATTTTAAGACTCGGGGTAGACATTGCTGAATTTAGAAAATCTTTACTAACAATCGATTCTTCTCAAGTAGACAAGGAATCAGTTTTAGAATTAACGTTCAAAGCAGGAATCACCGGAAAATTAAAATACGTTACACCACAACTTCTGTTCTACGCTATTTTAAAAACATCAACAATTTTTGACAAAATTTTAACCGATTATGAACTTAGCAGTGAAGTTTTAAGTAACACTTTAAATTGGTTAATTTATAAAGATAGCTTAATTAATCCTCCTAAGTTTTGGGAAGAAGAATTTTCCATTCCAATAATGGGTGGAGTGAATCGTGGCTGGACAGCCAGGCCGACCCCGCTACTTGACGAATATAGCGAAGATTTAACCGCTGAAGCTCAGAAATTCTTGATACCGCGGCCAATTGGCAAAGAAAAGATTGTCGCGGAAATGGTTGGAATTTTATCGCGAAGCACTCGTCAAAATGTCATCTTAATTGGAGCGCCCGGTTGCGGTAAAAC contains:
- a CDS encoding glycosyltransferase family 4 protein; the protein is MENHTLDLVRGMVKKGADVWVLCSDGEMVSLFEKAGAHVIIDRIRSDFDFAYIRRLVIFLKSRQIDIIHGHELKAGLNALIAGYLAKTPLKIIHIHTPLSQWQVSPLKKKLNIAINRFITNKLADKVIALTESIKDVRIKEEGIESSKIVVIGNGVDLSQFPIVASSTESNPDKPFVVGYLGRMTEEKGHDVLIKGFAEFLQNFKSQPADTWPRLLLASTGHLEESLKKLAEDLGIRRNVSFLGAIPEDKKSYFYGDLDVFVFPSLAEGFGIVLLEAMAASTACLVSDLPVLKEVGDGSVLTFKVEDPLDLSQKLYSLFRDASRRSDLGRKARDRVASLYTLDKFWDNYAKLYGI
- a CDS encoding glycosyltransferase family 4 protein, which produces MKVLMQSRYDILTKQGGDTVQLLETQKALQKLGVEVDINCAANFDLAGYDLVHLFNLDWVRETYRQAKNAVAQNVPYVLSPIHHKYSDIKIWEDSDRYDFKRVIYPIFKSYSSREFVKSFYKALVNPVEIPDFITQLPISTTAAQKWVVAHSSYLLPNALGERDAIKEDLGIEFKSDVVPNGVSPVFYNADSSSFIKEYGQFPFILCVGRLESRKNQLRVIEAVKILRQIDPALRLVLVGSYNPHHFEYSRLVKRALLENPWIVHIDQLPYLSMPAVFAAAKTHVSASWKETTGLVNLEAALAGCGVVAPRKGYCEEYLGENGEYCDPANIASIVSAITASFTHKPSEDFKQMILRDFTWEQTAKKTLAVYNSIS